Proteins encoded by one window of Haliotis asinina isolate JCU_RB_2024 chromosome 6, JCU_Hal_asi_v2, whole genome shotgun sequence:
- the LOC137287240 gene encoding ensconsin-like isoform X2 — translation MTMETEQIVDPDKSWRRSTKSLFKSIKHAFGVSSKKKQLLNAALDSSSTSDDLSQEQKENVSAVDDGSFLSYEPDAQSPTQISTDMGDMKTVDSPPSETHDLGPGGDMRPISSPLSETQGMGPVNDMSDKKTVGSPSSETQVMGPAGDFKRSPRPGTDTQSVDTRLSGVSGSSKADSNNSSRPTSAASSRSPLHKEKDAAKRSKEREREERVRQARERMAEERRKKFEELKEQQRLAQENRERQLEMRRRKIAELRQREEERRAGVEERRKRKEATERQRREEIICRAQERVARYEQWKLGGRKGGSGHVFGFGSRTPREICQPSERPKRSSSHSALIRRSPNGSDSDYARPQRRALSACSTVRRHCCIDINHITALYKKRSRKGPCPGENPPSKHLSVSMSVLYHKRNPDFASSGMLNNRPDSLLALNAIPEGRRSILASSNPPPQRPKSTVGLNSVRLREQKPRKPRPASIASSMPSFMRVEIPNQASPRSKSTDRLSRDKPNRTPRKSLGSQIMERKKEEEKKENGTDIEKKQTLKLNRRSIDRLSQPKQIREKPEAEAKAEGTPAPKKSPRTRLSPRKSLSTTNLATGARKLPSKPILKDKSKEAPVGAPQVVIEDDKAAMSRSAHETMSRSVMDISSKPTPDIMSKSVDMSSMSKSTQDISVEEYKAKLAEKRRQAREKAEREAEIERQRLEEERLAEEARLKAEEEEQRRQEEESLRLAEDARRAEEERLRKAIEAEETRKREEAERLEQERMAKEEAEQRAKEESERQEKERQERMKKEEEERQERKKRLEMIMKRVKTDGSESPKTQSPAKSATSSPSKSGESSTESSAEDGTEETMTTTVTTTGSVTNIVTTISSEDSRPDSGPSSPRGSSPLPSTPNEKAERQDGGETPKFRSPLLQQLVDSKSSSSSSDRPKFKSPLLQNLLGKNKLAARNSDEKTEEKKTDSSLVVNGKQGSDTVINTKCDTDTSSVKEQLRYDDASDEDKDVDTSEKSDGRKPSVDHIEDFPLDVAVKDSTVSAIVSDLQENKAGVPSATDSGILMDLGTSSSSLAPGPVNGLSHNGDAKDLVDSSISMKSVESVTAPMNDGMTESGLVTSQNDFEEIIDLSVTNSNKNIQLNCGQESRGDNSEDLLNFNNLDGASEDNTNRTPLIAFEENSAARQDVKDLLS, via the exons aattgcTAAATGCCGCCTTGGATTCCTCTTCAACAAGTGACGACCTGTCACAAGAACAGAAAGAAAATGTGTCAGCAGTTGACGATGGATCTTTCCTGAGCTATGAACCAGATGCTCAGAGTCCAACACAAATCAGCACAGACATGGGTGACATGAAAACAGTCGACTCACCCCCAAGTGAAACGCATGACTTGGGGCCAGGTGGTGACATGAGACCCATAAGCTCACCCTTAAGTGAAACACAAGGCATGGGACCTGTCAATGACATGAGTGACAAGAAAACAGTAGGCTCACCTTCGAGTGAAACACAAGTCATGGGGCCCGCTGGAGACTTCAAACGTAGTCCCCGGCCCGGGACAGACACCCAGTCAGTGGACACACGGCTATCTGGGGTGTCGGGAAGTAGTAAGGCTGACTCCAACAACTCCAGTAGACCAACGTCTGCTGCCAGCTCAAGAAGCCCACTACATAAGGAAAAAG ATGCAGCCAAGAGATcgaaagaaagagaaagagaagaACGAGTACGTCAGGCCCGAGAAAGGATGGCAGAAGAGAGAAGGAAGAAATTTGAAGAGCTTAAGGAACAACAACGTCTTGCCCAAGAAAACAGGGAGAGACAGCTTGAGATGAGAAGGCGCAAAATTGCTGAGCTTCGTCAGCGTGAAGAAGAACGCAGAGCTGGTGTTGAGGAGAGGAGAAAGAGAAAAGAAGCAACTGAAAGA CAACGTCGGGAGGAAATCATCTGCAGGGCGCAGGAGCGAGTGGCCCGGTATGAGCAGTGGAAACTCGGGGGACGGAAAGGTGGGAGTGGTCACGTTTTCGGCTTTGGTAGCCGCACACCTCGTGAGATTTGCCAGCCTTCTGAGCGACCAAAGCGGTCATCTTCTCATAGTGCGCTTATACGCCGCTCTCCTAATGGTTCCGACTCGGACTATGCTCGACCGCAGCGTCGTGCTCTGTCTGCGTGTAGCACTGTTCGACGGCACTGTTGTATTGACATTAACCATATTACTG CTCTTTACAAGAAAAGATCCCGCAAAG GACCTTGCCCTGGTGAGAATCCCCCTTCCAAGCATTTGTCGGTCTCCATGAGTGTGCTTTATCACAAACGAAACCCAGACTTTGCTTCCTCGGGTATGCTTAACAACAGACCAGATTCTTTGTTGG CTCTCAACGCCATCCCAGAGGGTCGTCGATCTATTCTAGCATCCAGCAATCCTCCACCTCAACGTCCAAAGAGCACAGTGGGCCTTAACTCAGTTCGCCTAAGAGAACAGAAACCTCGTAAGCCGCGTCCGGCCAGTATCGCTAGCAGTATGCCCAGCTTTATGCGAGTGGAGATACCCAACCAGGCATCCCCACGGAGCAAGAGCACTGACAGGCTCTCGAGAG ACAAACCTAATAGAACTCCTCGGAAGTCTTTAGGCAGTCAAATCATGGAGAGAAAGAAGGAGGAAGAGAAGAAGGAGAATGGGACAGACATAGAGAAGAAACAAACCCTGAAGTTGAATCGACGGTCAATTGACAGGCTGTCTCAGCCAAAACAGATCCGAGAGAAACCAGAAGCCGAGGCCAAGGCTGAAGGAACACCTGCTCCTAAG AAGTCGCCTAGAACACGATTGTCGCCTAGAAAATCTTTGTCCACCACAAATCTTGCCACTGGTGCAAGAAAG CTGCCTTCGAAACCAATACTGAAGGATAAGTCTAAGGAGGCACCTGTTGGAGCCCCACAGGTTGTGATAGAGGATGACAAGGCTGCAATGTCTCGATCAGCCCACGAGACCATGTCCCGGTCAGTGATGGACATCTCGTCCAAGCCCACGCCAGACATCATGTCTAAGTCAGTTGACATGTCCAGTATGTCCAAGTCCACCCAGGACATCTCTGTAGAGGAGTACAAGGCCAAGCTTGCTGAGAAACGACGTCAGGCAAGAGAGAAAGCTGAAAGAGAAGCTGAGATTGAGAGACAGAGGCTTGAAGAAGAAAG GCTTGCAGAGGAAGCACGTCTGAAGGCAGAGGAAGAAGAGCAGCGCCGCCAGGAGGAAGAGTCTTTGCGTCTAGCTGAGGATGCCCGCAGGGCCGAGGAAGAGAGGCTCAGGAAGGCCATCGAAGCTGAAGAAACTCGCAAGAGGGAGGAAGCTGAGAGACTGGAACAGGAGAGAATGGCT AAAGAAGAGGCCGAGCAGCGAGCCAAGGAAGAGTCTGAGAGACAGGAGAAGGAGAGACAAGAGAGGATGAAGAAAGAGGAGGAAGAACGCCAGGAGAGGAAGAAG CGTCTGGAGATGATCATGAAGAGAGTGAAGACTGATGGAAGTGAATCACCCAAG ACTCAATCTCCTGCCAAGTCTGCTACCAGCTCTCCCAGCAAGAGCGGTGAGTCCTCAACTGAGAGTTCAGCCGAAGATGGCACTGAGGAAACCATGACAACAACTGTCACGACAACTGGTAGTGTGACCAACATCGTCACCACCATTTCATCTGAAGACAGCCGACCTGACTCTGGTCCAAGTTCCCCCCGAGGGTCATCTCCCCTACCTTCCACTCCCAATGAAAAAGCCGAGCGGCAAGATGGAGGGGAGACACCTAAGTTCCGCTCTCCCTTGCTCCAGCAGCTGGTGGATAGCAAATCATCCAGTAGTTCCTCTGACAGACCTAAGTTCAAGTCGCCATTACTTCAGAACCTCCTTGGCAAGAACAAGCTAGCTGCTAGAAACAGTGATGAGAAAACTGAAGAGAAGAAGACTGACAGTTCTCTGGTGGTAAATGGGAAGCAAGGGTCTGATACTGTGATCAATACTAAGTGTGATACTGACACTAGCTCAGTGAAGGAGCAGTTGAGATATGATGATGCTAGTGATGAGGACAAAGATGTCGACACGTCCGAGAAAAGCGATGGACGCAAACCATCGGTGGATCACATTGAGGACTTTCCTCTGGATGTAGCTGTGAAAGACTCGACTGTGAGTGCTATTGTCAGTGACTTGCAGGAGAATAAAGCTGGGGTTCCATCAGCCACTGACTCTGGGATCCTCATGGACTTAGGTACCAGCAGTTCCAGCCTAGCACCTGGACCAGTCAACGGTCTCTCTCATAATGGTGATGCCAAGGATCTGGTGGATTCAAG CATTAGTATGAAATCAGTGGAGAGTGTGACAGCCCCCATGAATGATGGCATGACAGAGAGTGGACTCGTCACCTCACAGAACGACTTTGAGGAAATCATCGACCTGTCTGTAACCAACAGCAACAAGAACATCCAGCTGAACTGCGGGCAGGAGtccaggggagacaactctgaagATCTTCTCAACTTCAACAACCTTGATGGTGCCAGTGAGGACAACACCAACAGAACACCTTTAATTGCTTTTGAAGAAAACTCAGCAGCAAGACAAGATGTCAAAG ATCTCCTCTCATGA
- the LOC137287240 gene encoding ensconsin-like isoform X26, protein MADTLVTAGLNQAELLNAALDSSSTSDDLSQEQKENVSAVDDGSFLSYEPDAQSPTQISTDMGDMKTVDSPPSETHDLGPGGDMRPISSPLSETQGMGPVNDMSDKKTVGSPSSETQVMGPAGDFKRSPRPGTDTQSVDTRLSGVSGSSKADSNNSSRPTSAASSRSPLHKEKDAAKRSKEREREERVRQARERMAEERRKKFEELKEQQRLAQENRERQLEMRRRKIAELRQREEERRAGVEERRKRKEATERQRREEIICRAQERVARYEQWKLGGRKGGSGHVFGFGSRTPREICQPSERPKRSSSHSALIRRSPNGSDSDYARPQRRALSACSTVRRHCCIDINHITASSNPPPQRPKSTVGLNSVRLREQKPRKPRPASIASSMPSFMRVEIPNQASPRSKSTDRLSRADKPNRTPRKSLGSQIMERKKEEEKKENGTDIEKKQTLKLNRRSIDRLSQPKQIREKPEAEAKAEGTPAPKLPSKPILKDKSKEAPVGAPQVVIEDDKAAMSRSAHETMSRSVMDISSKPTPDIMSKSVDMSSMSKSTQDISVEEYKAKLAEKRRQAREKAEREAEIERQRLEEERLAEEARLKAEEEEQRRQEEESLRLAEDARRAEEERLRKAIEAEETRKREEAERLEQERMAKEEAEQRAKEESERQEKERQERMKKEEEERQERKKRLEMIMKRVKTDGSESPKTQSPAKSATSSPSKSGESSTESSAEDGTEETMTTTVTTTGSVTNIVTTISSEDSRPDSGPSSPRGSSPLPSTPNEKAERQDGGETPKFRSPLLQQLVDSKSSSSSSDRPKFKSPLLQNLLGKNKLAARNSDEKTEEKKTDSSLVVNGKQGSDTVINTKCDTDTSSVKEQLRYDDASDEDKDVDTSEKSDGRKPSVDHIEDFPLDVAVKDSTVSAIVSDLQENKAGVPSATDSGILMDLGTSSSSLAPGPVNGLSHNGDAKDLVDSSISMKSVESVTAPMNDGMTESGLVTSQNDFEEIIDLSVTNSNKNIQLNCGQESRGDNSEDLLNFNNLDGASEDNTNRTPLIAFEENSAARQDVKDLLS, encoded by the exons aattgcTAAATGCCGCCTTGGATTCCTCTTCAACAAGTGACGACCTGTCACAAGAACAGAAAGAAAATGTGTCAGCAGTTGACGATGGATCTTTCCTGAGCTATGAACCAGATGCTCAGAGTCCAACACAAATCAGCACAGACATGGGTGACATGAAAACAGTCGACTCACCCCCAAGTGAAACGCATGACTTGGGGCCAGGTGGTGACATGAGACCCATAAGCTCACCCTTAAGTGAAACACAAGGCATGGGACCTGTCAATGACATGAGTGACAAGAAAACAGTAGGCTCACCTTCGAGTGAAACACAAGTCATGGGGCCCGCTGGAGACTTCAAACGTAGTCCCCGGCCCGGGACAGACACCCAGTCAGTGGACACACGGCTATCTGGGGTGTCGGGAAGTAGTAAGGCTGACTCCAACAACTCCAGTAGACCAACGTCTGCTGCCAGCTCAAGAAGCCCACTACATAAGGAAAAAG ATGCAGCCAAGAGATcgaaagaaagagaaagagaagaACGAGTACGTCAGGCCCGAGAAAGGATGGCAGAAGAGAGAAGGAAGAAATTTGAAGAGCTTAAGGAACAACAACGTCTTGCCCAAGAAAACAGGGAGAGACAGCTTGAGATGAGAAGGCGCAAAATTGCTGAGCTTCGTCAGCGTGAAGAAGAACGCAGAGCTGGTGTTGAGGAGAGGAGAAAGAGAAAAGAAGCAACTGAAAGA CAACGTCGGGAGGAAATCATCTGCAGGGCGCAGGAGCGAGTGGCCCGGTATGAGCAGTGGAAACTCGGGGGACGGAAAGGTGGGAGTGGTCACGTTTTCGGCTTTGGTAGCCGCACACCTCGTGAGATTTGCCAGCCTTCTGAGCGACCAAAGCGGTCATCTTCTCATAGTGCGCTTATACGCCGCTCTCCTAATGGTTCCGACTCGGACTATGCTCGACCGCAGCGTCGTGCTCTGTCTGCGTGTAGCACTGTTCGACGGCACTGTTGTATTGACATTAACCATATTACTG CATCCAGCAATCCTCCACCTCAACGTCCAAAGAGCACAGTGGGCCTTAACTCAGTTCGCCTAAGAGAACAGAAACCTCGTAAGCCGCGTCCGGCCAGTATCGCTAGCAGTATGCCCAGCTTTATGCGAGTGGAGATACCCAACCAGGCATCCCCACGGAGCAAGAGCACTGACAGGCTCTCGAGAG CAGACAAACCTAATAGAACTCCTCGGAAGTCTTTAGGCAGTCAAATCATGGAGAGAAAGAAGGAGGAAGAGAAGAAGGAGAATGGGACAGACATAGAGAAGAAACAAACCCTGAAGTTGAATCGACGGTCAATTGACAGGCTGTCTCAGCCAAAACAGATCCGAGAGAAACCAGAAGCCGAGGCCAAGGCTGAAGGAACACCTGCTCCTAAG CTGCCTTCGAAACCAATACTGAAGGATAAGTCTAAGGAGGCACCTGTTGGAGCCCCACAGGTTGTGATAGAGGATGACAAGGCTGCAATGTCTCGATCAGCCCACGAGACCATGTCCCGGTCAGTGATGGACATCTCGTCCAAGCCCACGCCAGACATCATGTCTAAGTCAGTTGACATGTCCAGTATGTCCAAGTCCACCCAGGACATCTCTGTAGAGGAGTACAAGGCCAAGCTTGCTGAGAAACGACGTCAGGCAAGAGAGAAAGCTGAAAGAGAAGCTGAGATTGAGAGACAGAGGCTTGAAGAAGAAAG GCTTGCAGAGGAAGCACGTCTGAAGGCAGAGGAAGAAGAGCAGCGCCGCCAGGAGGAAGAGTCTTTGCGTCTAGCTGAGGATGCCCGCAGGGCCGAGGAAGAGAGGCTCAGGAAGGCCATCGAAGCTGAAGAAACTCGCAAGAGGGAGGAAGCTGAGAGACTGGAACAGGAGAGAATGGCT AAAGAAGAGGCCGAGCAGCGAGCCAAGGAAGAGTCTGAGAGACAGGAGAAGGAGAGACAAGAGAGGATGAAGAAAGAGGAGGAAGAACGCCAGGAGAGGAAGAAG CGTCTGGAGATGATCATGAAGAGAGTGAAGACTGATGGAAGTGAATCACCCAAG ACTCAATCTCCTGCCAAGTCTGCTACCAGCTCTCCCAGCAAGAGCGGTGAGTCCTCAACTGAGAGTTCAGCCGAAGATGGCACTGAGGAAACCATGACAACAACTGTCACGACAACTGGTAGTGTGACCAACATCGTCACCACCATTTCATCTGAAGACAGCCGACCTGACTCTGGTCCAAGTTCCCCCCGAGGGTCATCTCCCCTACCTTCCACTCCCAATGAAAAAGCCGAGCGGCAAGATGGAGGGGAGACACCTAAGTTCCGCTCTCCCTTGCTCCAGCAGCTGGTGGATAGCAAATCATCCAGTAGTTCCTCTGACAGACCTAAGTTCAAGTCGCCATTACTTCAGAACCTCCTTGGCAAGAACAAGCTAGCTGCTAGAAACAGTGATGAGAAAACTGAAGAGAAGAAGACTGACAGTTCTCTGGTGGTAAATGGGAAGCAAGGGTCTGATACTGTGATCAATACTAAGTGTGATACTGACACTAGCTCAGTGAAGGAGCAGTTGAGATATGATGATGCTAGTGATGAGGACAAAGATGTCGACACGTCCGAGAAAAGCGATGGACGCAAACCATCGGTGGATCACATTGAGGACTTTCCTCTGGATGTAGCTGTGAAAGACTCGACTGTGAGTGCTATTGTCAGTGACTTGCAGGAGAATAAAGCTGGGGTTCCATCAGCCACTGACTCTGGGATCCTCATGGACTTAGGTACCAGCAGTTCCAGCCTAGCACCTGGACCAGTCAACGGTCTCTCTCATAATGGTGATGCCAAGGATCTGGTGGATTCAAG CATTAGTATGAAATCAGTGGAGAGTGTGACAGCCCCCATGAATGATGGCATGACAGAGAGTGGACTCGTCACCTCACAGAACGACTTTGAGGAAATCATCGACCTGTCTGTAACCAACAGCAACAAGAACATCCAGCTGAACTGCGGGCAGGAGtccaggggagacaactctgaagATCTTCTCAACTTCAACAACCTTGATGGTGCCAGTGAGGACAACACCAACAGAACACCTTTAATTGCTTTTGAAGAAAACTCAGCAGCAAGACAAGATGTCAAAG ATCTCCTCTCATGA
- the LOC137287240 gene encoding ensconsin-like isoform X30: MADTLVTAGLNQAELLNAALDSSSTSDDLSQEQKENVSAVDDGSFLSYEPDAQSPTQISTDMGDMKTVDSPPSETHDLGPGGDMRPISSPLSETQGMGPVNDMSDKKTVGSPSSETQVMGPAGDFKRSPRPGTDTQSVDTRLSGVSGSSKADSNNSSRPTSAASSRSPLHKEKDAAKRSKEREREERVRQARERMAEERRKKFEELKEQQRLAQENRERQLEMRRRKIAELRQREEERRAGVEERRKRKEATERQRREEIICRAQERVARYEQWKLGGRKGPCPGENPPSKHLSVSMSVLYHKRNPDFASSGMLNNRPDSLLALNAIPEGRRSILASSNPPPQRPKSTVGLNSVRLREQKPRKPRPASIASSMPSFMRVEIPNQASPRSKSTDRLSRDKPNRTPRKSLGSQIMERKKEEEKKENGTDIEKKQTLKLNRRSIDRLSQPKQIREKPEAEAKAEGTPAPKLPSKPILKDKSKEAPVGAPQVVIEDDKAAMSRSAHETMSRSVMDISSKPTPDIMSKSVDMSSMSKSTQDISVEEYKAKLAEKRRQAREKAEREAEIERQRLEEERLAEEARLKAEEEEQRRQEEESLRLAEDARRAEEERLRKAIEAEETRKREEAERLEQERMAKEEAEQRAKEESERQEKERQERMKKEEEERQERKKRLEMIMKRVKTDGSESPKTQSPAKSATSSPSKSGESSTESSAEDGTEETMTTTVTTTGSVTNIVTTISSEDSRPDSGPSSPRGSSPLPSTPNEKAERQDGGETPKFRSPLLQQLVDSKSSSSSSDRPKFKSPLLQNLLGKNKLAARNSDEKTEEKKTDSSLVVNGKQGSDTVINTKCDTDTSSVKEQLRYDDASDEDKDVDTSEKSDGRKPSVDHIEDFPLDVAVKDSTVSAIVSDLQENKAGVPSATDSGILMDLGTSSSSLAPGPVNGLSHNGDAKDLVDSSISMKSVESVTAPMNDGMTESGLVTSQNDFEEIIDLSVTNSNKNIQLNCGQESRGDNSEDLLNFNNLDGASEDNTNRTPLIAFEENSAARQDVKDLLS; this comes from the exons aattgcTAAATGCCGCCTTGGATTCCTCTTCAACAAGTGACGACCTGTCACAAGAACAGAAAGAAAATGTGTCAGCAGTTGACGATGGATCTTTCCTGAGCTATGAACCAGATGCTCAGAGTCCAACACAAATCAGCACAGACATGGGTGACATGAAAACAGTCGACTCACCCCCAAGTGAAACGCATGACTTGGGGCCAGGTGGTGACATGAGACCCATAAGCTCACCCTTAAGTGAAACACAAGGCATGGGACCTGTCAATGACATGAGTGACAAGAAAACAGTAGGCTCACCTTCGAGTGAAACACAAGTCATGGGGCCCGCTGGAGACTTCAAACGTAGTCCCCGGCCCGGGACAGACACCCAGTCAGTGGACACACGGCTATCTGGGGTGTCGGGAAGTAGTAAGGCTGACTCCAACAACTCCAGTAGACCAACGTCTGCTGCCAGCTCAAGAAGCCCACTACATAAGGAAAAAG ATGCAGCCAAGAGATcgaaagaaagagaaagagaagaACGAGTACGTCAGGCCCGAGAAAGGATGGCAGAAGAGAGAAGGAAGAAATTTGAAGAGCTTAAGGAACAACAACGTCTTGCCCAAGAAAACAGGGAGAGACAGCTTGAGATGAGAAGGCGCAAAATTGCTGAGCTTCGTCAGCGTGAAGAAGAACGCAGAGCTGGTGTTGAGGAGAGGAGAAAGAGAAAAGAAGCAACTGAAAGA CAACGTCGGGAGGAAATCATCTGCAGGGCGCAGGAGCGAGTGGCCCGGTATGAGCAGTGGAAACTCGGGGGACGGAAAG GACCTTGCCCTGGTGAGAATCCCCCTTCCAAGCATTTGTCGGTCTCCATGAGTGTGCTTTATCACAAACGAAACCCAGACTTTGCTTCCTCGGGTATGCTTAACAACAGACCAGATTCTTTGTTGG CTCTCAACGCCATCCCAGAGGGTCGTCGATCTATTCTAGCATCCAGCAATCCTCCACCTCAACGTCCAAAGAGCACAGTGGGCCTTAACTCAGTTCGCCTAAGAGAACAGAAACCTCGTAAGCCGCGTCCGGCCAGTATCGCTAGCAGTATGCCCAGCTTTATGCGAGTGGAGATACCCAACCAGGCATCCCCACGGAGCAAGAGCACTGACAGGCTCTCGAGAG ACAAACCTAATAGAACTCCTCGGAAGTCTTTAGGCAGTCAAATCATGGAGAGAAAGAAGGAGGAAGAGAAGAAGGAGAATGGGACAGACATAGAGAAGAAACAAACCCTGAAGTTGAATCGACGGTCAATTGACAGGCTGTCTCAGCCAAAACAGATCCGAGAGAAACCAGAAGCCGAGGCCAAGGCTGAAGGAACACCTGCTCCTAAG CTGCCTTCGAAACCAATACTGAAGGATAAGTCTAAGGAGGCACCTGTTGGAGCCCCACAGGTTGTGATAGAGGATGACAAGGCTGCAATGTCTCGATCAGCCCACGAGACCATGTCCCGGTCAGTGATGGACATCTCGTCCAAGCCCACGCCAGACATCATGTCTAAGTCAGTTGACATGTCCAGTATGTCCAAGTCCACCCAGGACATCTCTGTAGAGGAGTACAAGGCCAAGCTTGCTGAGAAACGACGTCAGGCAAGAGAGAAAGCTGAAAGAGAAGCTGAGATTGAGAGACAGAGGCTTGAAGAAGAAAG GCTTGCAGAGGAAGCACGTCTGAAGGCAGAGGAAGAAGAGCAGCGCCGCCAGGAGGAAGAGTCTTTGCGTCTAGCTGAGGATGCCCGCAGGGCCGAGGAAGAGAGGCTCAGGAAGGCCATCGAAGCTGAAGAAACTCGCAAGAGGGAGGAAGCTGAGAGACTGGAACAGGAGAGAATGGCT AAAGAAGAGGCCGAGCAGCGAGCCAAGGAAGAGTCTGAGAGACAGGAGAAGGAGAGACAAGAGAGGATGAAGAAAGAGGAGGAAGAACGCCAGGAGAGGAAGAAG CGTCTGGAGATGATCATGAAGAGAGTGAAGACTGATGGAAGTGAATCACCCAAG ACTCAATCTCCTGCCAAGTCTGCTACCAGCTCTCCCAGCAAGAGCGGTGAGTCCTCAACTGAGAGTTCAGCCGAAGATGGCACTGAGGAAACCATGACAACAACTGTCACGACAACTGGTAGTGTGACCAACATCGTCACCACCATTTCATCTGAAGACAGCCGACCTGACTCTGGTCCAAGTTCCCCCCGAGGGTCATCTCCCCTACCTTCCACTCCCAATGAAAAAGCCGAGCGGCAAGATGGAGGGGAGACACCTAAGTTCCGCTCTCCCTTGCTCCAGCAGCTGGTGGATAGCAAATCATCCAGTAGTTCCTCTGACAGACCTAAGTTCAAGTCGCCATTACTTCAGAACCTCCTTGGCAAGAACAAGCTAGCTGCTAGAAACAGTGATGAGAAAACTGAAGAGAAGAAGACTGACAGTTCTCTGGTGGTAAATGGGAAGCAAGGGTCTGATACTGTGATCAATACTAAGTGTGATACTGACACTAGCTCAGTGAAGGAGCAGTTGAGATATGATGATGCTAGTGATGAGGACAAAGATGTCGACACGTCCGAGAAAAGCGATGGACGCAAACCATCGGTGGATCACATTGAGGACTTTCCTCTGGATGTAGCTGTGAAAGACTCGACTGTGAGTGCTATTGTCAGTGACTTGCAGGAGAATAAAGCTGGGGTTCCATCAGCCACTGACTCTGGGATCCTCATGGACTTAGGTACCAGCAGTTCCAGCCTAGCACCTGGACCAGTCAACGGTCTCTCTCATAATGGTGATGCCAAGGATCTGGTGGATTCAAG CATTAGTATGAAATCAGTGGAGAGTGTGACAGCCCCCATGAATGATGGCATGACAGAGAGTGGACTCGTCACCTCACAGAACGACTTTGAGGAAATCATCGACCTGTCTGTAACCAACAGCAACAAGAACATCCAGCTGAACTGCGGGCAGGAGtccaggggagacaactctgaagATCTTCTCAACTTCAACAACCTTGATGGTGCCAGTGAGGACAACACCAACAGAACACCTTTAATTGCTTTTGAAGAAAACTCAGCAGCAAGACAAGATGTCAAAG ATCTCCTCTCATGA